The following proteins are encoded in a genomic region of Comamonas resistens:
- a CDS encoding aspartate carbamoyltransferase catalytic subunit — protein MLYKRNPQLNKNGELIHLLSTEGLSKDILTQILDTASNFVSVNDREVKKVPLLRGKSVFNLFFENSTRTRTTFEIAAKRLSADVFNLDIARSSASKGETLLDTIDNLSAMAADIFVVRHSESGAPYLIAKHVAPHVHVVNAGDGRHAHPTQGLLDMYTIRHYKKDFSNLRVAIVGDVLHSRVARSDIHALTTLGAAEVRVVGPRTLVPADMASMGVRVFHNLEEGIKDCDVIIMLRLQNERMSGALLPSSQEYFKSFGLTEKRLELAKPDAIVMHPGPINRGVEIDSAVVDGPQAVILSQVTFGIAVRMAVMSIVAGNEA, from the coding sequence GTGCTGTACAAGCGCAACCCCCAACTCAACAAGAACGGCGAGCTGATCCACCTGCTCTCCACCGAAGGCCTGTCCAAGGACATCCTGACCCAGATCCTCGACACGGCCAGCAACTTCGTCAGCGTCAACGACCGCGAAGTCAAGAAGGTGCCGCTGCTGCGCGGCAAGAGTGTGTTCAATCTGTTCTTCGAGAACAGCACGCGCACCCGCACCACCTTCGAGATTGCGGCCAAGCGCCTGTCGGCCGACGTGTTCAACCTGGACATTGCGCGCAGCTCGGCCAGCAAGGGCGAAACCCTGCTGGACACCATAGACAATCTCTCGGCCATGGCGGCCGACATCTTTGTCGTGCGTCACAGCGAGTCTGGCGCCCCTTATCTGATCGCCAAGCATGTGGCGCCGCATGTCCATGTGGTCAACGCCGGCGACGGCCGCCATGCCCACCCCACCCAGGGCCTGCTGGACATGTACACCATCCGCCACTATAAAAAGGATTTTTCCAACTTGCGCGTGGCCATCGTGGGCGACGTGCTGCACTCGCGCGTGGCGCGCTCGGACATCCACGCCCTGACCACGCTGGGCGCTGCCGAGGTGCGTGTGGTTGGCCCGCGTACGCTGGTGCCAGCCGATATGGCCAGCATGGGTGTGCGCGTCTTCCACAACCTGGAGGAGGGTATCAAGGACTGCGACGTGATCATCATGCTGCGCCTGCAGAACGAACGCATGAGCGGTGCGCTGCTGCCTTCCAGCCAGGAATACTTCAAGAGCTTCGGCCTGACCGAAAAGCGCCTGGAGCTGGCCAAGCCCGATGCCATCGTCATGCACCCCGGCCCCATCAACCGCGGCGTGGAGATCGACTCCGCCGTGGTGGACGGCCCGCAGGCCGTGATCCTGTCGCAGGTGACCTTTGGTATCGCGGTGCGCATGGCGGTCATGTCCATCGTCGCGGGTAACGAAGCCTGA
- the pyrR gene encoding bifunctional pyr operon transcriptional regulator/uracil phosphoribosyltransferase PyrR → MSETIAGNQPGQGSLILDAEALYSELLRGVQRIMGPNTRLAGITSGGAWLVERLHKDLNLKGKPSVLSSSLHRDDFAQRGMASSAQTQIAFDVNGADILVLDDVLYTGRTVRAVLNELYDYGRPASVRLAVLVDRGGRELPIQADFAAARVALPADRSLALARDEGGVFHFRIQEA, encoded by the coding sequence ATGAGTGAAACCATTGCAGGAAACCAGCCGGGACAAGGCAGCCTGATCCTGGACGCCGAAGCCCTGTACAGCGAGCTGCTGCGCGGCGTGCAGCGCATCATGGGCCCCAATACCCGTCTGGCGGGCATCACCTCGGGCGGCGCCTGGCTGGTCGAGCGTCTGCACAAGGACCTGAACCTCAAGGGCAAGCCCAGCGTGCTGTCTTCCTCGCTGCACCGCGATGATTTTGCCCAGCGCGGCATGGCTTCCAGCGCCCAGACCCAGATCGCCTTCGATGTGAACGGTGCTGACATCCTGGTACTCGACGACGTGCTCTACACAGGCCGTACCGTGCGTGCCGTGCTCAACGAACTCTATGACTACGGCCGTCCCGCCAGCGTGCGGCTGGCCGTTCTGGTGGACCGGGGAGGGCGCGAGCTGCCCATCCAGGCCGACTTTGCCGCAGCGCGCGTGGCGCTGCCGGCCGACCGTTCCCTGGCGCTGGCGCGCGACGAGGGCGGTGTTTTCCACTTCCGCATTCAAGAGGCCTGA
- the ruvX gene encoding Holliday junction resolvase RuvX, translating to MNDISSSNKAADAAFSSTFSSAENAAARPAAAPAPQKPEVPAHFQQFLGFDFGIKRTGCASGNRVLGGANPLPTIKAEGADARLAAVEKLIREWQPNALVIGVPYHPDGAAHENTARALKFGRQLRSRFKLPVYEVDERYSTTEALAGGARDADAASACIILEQFLRSLP from the coding sequence ATGAACGATATTTCCTCTTCCAACAAGGCCGCCGATGCGGCCTTTTCCTCGACTTTTTCCTCGGCCGAAAATGCGGCTGCCAGGCCTGCAGCGGCACCTGCACCGCAAAAGCCCGAGGTGCCGGCCCATTTCCAGCAGTTCCTGGGTTTTGACTTCGGCATCAAGCGCACGGGCTGCGCCTCGGGCAACCGCGTGCTGGGCGGCGCCAACCCGCTGCCCACCATCAAGGCCGAAGGGGCGGATGCACGCCTGGCCGCAGTGGAGAAGCTGATCCGCGAGTGGCAGCCCAATGCCCTGGTGATAGGCGTGCCCTACCACCCCGATGGCGCGGCCCACGAGAACACGGCCCGGGCCCTGAAATTCGGCCGCCAGCTCAGAAGCCGCTTCAAATTGCCGGTGTACGAGGTGGATGAACGCTACAGCACGACCGAAGCCCTGGCGGGCGGCGCACGCGACGCCGACGCGGCTTCGGCCTGCATCATTCTTGAACAGTTTTTGAGGAGTCTCCCATGA
- a CDS encoding YqgE/AlgH family protein, with protein MSEESAPINLTHHFLIAMPGLEDESFSRSVVYLCEHSERGALGLIINKPSKLSLQGLLEKVDLGLKREDLREAQVFTGGPVQTDRGFVLHEPMVIEGAAENESAYASTMTIPGGLEMTTSKDVLEALSDGAGPRRVLVTLGYSSWDEGQLESEIGENAWLTVEADPEVIFSTPVDERYDRALGLLGLQRWMLSPESGRA; from the coding sequence ATGTCTGAAGAATCTGCGCCTATCAACTTGACGCACCACTTCCTGATCGCTATGCCCGGCCTGGAAGATGAGTCGTTTTCGCGCAGCGTTGTGTACCTGTGCGAGCACAGCGAGCGTGGCGCGCTCGGTTTGATTATCAACAAGCCTTCCAAGCTCAGCCTGCAAGGCCTGCTGGAAAAAGTGGATCTGGGTCTCAAGCGCGAGGATCTGCGCGAGGCTCAGGTGTTTACCGGCGGCCCGGTCCAGACCGACCGCGGCTTTGTGCTGCATGAGCCCATGGTCATCGAAGGCGCAGCCGAGAACGAGTCGGCCTATGCCTCGACCATGACCATTCCCGGCGGCCTGGAAATGACAACCTCCAAGGATGTGCTTGAAGCCTTGTCCGACGGTGCCGGCCCCAGGCGCGTGCTGGTCACGCTGGGCTATTCGTCCTGGGATGAGGGTCAGCTCGAATCCGAAATCGGCGAAAACGCCTGGCTGACCGTGGAAGCCGACCCCGAGGTGATCTTCAGCACCCCGGTGGACGAGCGCTATGACCGCGCTCTGGGTTTGCTGGGTCTGCAGCGCTGGATGCTGTCCCCGGAGTCGGGTCGCGCATGA